A window of Chloroflexaceae bacterium genomic DNA:
TGTTAACCACGGGGACGTTCCTGCGCGGTCGGGCAATCACCGGGCAGGCGACCTGGGGTGCCGGACGCGCCGGCGAGGTTCCGGCGGTCGCCCTCGGCGAGGACCTGGCGGCACTGGGCTTTCCTCTGGTGCGCCTGAAGACCGGCACGCCGCCGCGGGTGCACGCTCGCAGCATTGATTTTAGCCACGCCGAGGTGCAACACGGCAGCCCCGTGCCGGTGTATTTCGGCCATTACTACCCGGATCTCGAGGATCCGCCGGCGCCCGCCTACAGCGGCCCGCCCGCAGCGGTCTATCCCCATCCTACCCTCACCGGGTGGCGCCCGCAATTGCCGTGCTACCTGGTGCACACCACCCCGGCCTTCCACGATTTGATCCGCGCCAACCTTGACCGGGCGCCGCTTTTTTCGGGGGTCATCGAGGGCGTGGGGCCGCGCTACTGCCCCAGCATCGAGGACAAGATCGTGCGCTTCGCCGACAAGGAGCGCCACGGGCTGTTTCTGGAACCGGAGGGCTGGCACACCTACGAGGTGTATGTCCAGGGCTGCAACACCTCGCTGCCCGAAGATGTGCAGTGGGCCATGCTGCGCTCCATTCCGGCGCTGCGGCAGGCCGAACTGATGCGCATCGGCTACGCCATCGAGTATGACGCGGTGGCTACCGGCGAGATAGGCGCCGATCTCCAGGCGCGGCGCATGCCGGGGCTGTTCCTGGCCGGGCAGATCAACGGCACCACCGGCTACGAAGAGGCGGCGGCGCAGGGCTTGATGGCCGGCATCAACGCCGCGCGCTACGTCGCTGGCGCGCCCGCGGTGATCCTCCGCCGCGACCAGGCCTACATCGGCGTGCTGATTGATGATCTGGTGACCAAAGAGATCCGCGAGCCCTACCGCATGTTCACCTCGCGCGCCGAGCATCGCCTGCTGCTCCGCGGCGACAACGCCGACCTGCGCCTCACGCCCCTGGCGCGCGACCTGGGCCTGGTGGACGCCGCCCGCGCCGCGGCAGTGGAGCGCCGCCGTGAGGAGGCTCTGGCCCTGCGCGCCGCCCTGGAGGGGCGTAAACTCTACCCGTCGGCAACCCTTAACCAGGCCCTGGCTGCCGTTGGCGTGGAGCGCCTGAGCCAGCCGGCAACCGCCGCCGACCTGCTCGCCCGTCCAGCGGTACGCTATGCCCAGGTGCGCGACGTGCTGGGTCTCCCTGAAGCGCCCGACCATGTGGTCGAACTGGTGGAGATCGAATGCAAATACGGCGGCTACATCGAGCGCCAGCAGCGCGAGGTGGAGCGGCTGCGGAAGATGGAAGGCCGGCGCATCCCGCCAGAGCTTGACTACGACGAATTGCCCGGCCTGCGGAACGAAGCCCGCCAGGTCTTTAAGCGCTTCCGCCCGGCGACGCTCGGCCAGGCCGTGCGTCTCGCCGGCATCAACCCTGCCGATGTAACCATTGTGCTCTTCGCCCTGGAACGGCGCGAACTGGCCCGCAGCGGGGACAGGTGACGCCTCCGGGGCCGATGCACGGTCTGCCTCCAGCCGCGGGATCGGGGCGGCGAGGCTGCCACGCCTAACGAAAAACTCGGGGTTCGGGGCAAGCCCCGAAGACGTTGCAACTGCGCCGGGTGATACGTTGCAAATTAATGACAAAAGGTGTGCAATTGTGGTATGCTACTAGTGAGGATCACGGTATTGAACGGAAGGGCCCGGCAGGGCTGCGCCCTGTCAGGGATTACCCTTCTCCGCTGCTAAACGATTATGAATCCAGTAACCACCACAACCGCCGCCCCCACAACCGAGCGGCGCTATACCATTACGGAACGTTACCTTGACGGACCGCAGGGGCCGATACGCTACTGGGCCTCCGAGCCGCGCCACGGCCTGCCGGTCGTGTTAATCCACGGCTACGGCGCGCTGATCGAACATTGGCGCCCGATTATGCGTCCAGTAGCGCGTCGGCATAGCCTGTTCGCGCTCGATCTGTACGGTTTCGGCTACTCGGCCCGGCCTGCCGGCCTGCCGAGCCGCGAGCGCTGGGCCGATCAGGTGGCTGCGTTTATTGACCGGGTGGTAGGCAGCCCGGCAGTGGTGATCGGTCACTCCATGGGCGGGGTGGTCGCCAGTGAAGTGGCCCGGCGCCACCCGGCGCTTACCCGCGCCCTGGTGCTGGTCAACAGTTCAGGCATGCAGCCCTACGAGCGCCCGCTGACCCCGACCGACCGGCTCCTGCTTAATGTCATTGGCGCACCCCTGGTCGGCGAAACCATGGCCGGCATCTTTGCCAACGAGTGGGGCGTGCGCCAGGCGTTGCTCGCCTCCTATCACCGCAAGGAGCGGGTAACCCCCGAACTGGTGCAGACCTTCGCCGGCCCGTTGCGCCGCTATGGTGCAGGATCGTACCTGGCCGCAACGCGCAACGCGACCAACCTGGTGATCGAGATGCGCCCCGGCGAGTACACAGGCCCGACGCTGCTGATCTGGGGCGCCGAAGATCGCTCCATCCCCCCCTCGGACGCCGAGGCGATCAAGCGCCTCTTCCTGCCCCAGGCCGAGATTATCATTCTGTCCGAGAGCGGTCACTGCCCCTTCGACGAGACGCCCGAGGCGTTCTGCGACGCTCTGCTACCCTGGCTGGAGCGCCTCTGACGGCTCATCAGACCCGCGGGGCTGCAGCTTCCCAGGCCGGCGTATAGCGTGGAGAGAGCCGGGGAAACCTGGTTTCCCCGGCTCTGCTCGTGTTTCTCCCGATGTCTACGGCGCGGGGGTGCGGGCGGGCGATGGCGGTGCGCCCGCCGTAGGCGCCGCTGGAGGGGCGCCGGTGGGCTCCTCTGGAGATGGCGGCGCGGGCGTTTCGACTGGCGCCCTGGTGGGCGCTTCCGGGAACGGCGGCGTGGGCGTCTGGGCTGGCACCGTGGTGGGCGTTTCTGAGGGGAAGATAACCGGTGTCTCGATGGGAATCTCTCCAGGCGGCGACGTGGGAGACGGAACCACTACCTCGGTCGCAGTCGGCGCTTCGGGAGTGATGGGAGTCAATGCCCCCGGCGTATTCGTTGGCGCCGGAGGGGGCGGGATATAGATTGGCGGCGCGAAAGTTGCCGTGGGCGGCAGGGGGCTGGCGGTAATGGCCTCAATCGTTGGCAGAACCGACGCGGTTGGCGTGGCGCTGGCCGTGGGCGTGCTCGAGGGCCGCGCGGTCGGCGTTAGCGTCGCCGCTCCCGTGGCCGTTGCAGCGGAAGACGGCCCCAGGATGCCGGGTTCTGGCTCTCCAGTCAACGTTGGCGCCGGAGGAGGCGAGCCGCCCGAAAAGGCGCCCTCGCGGACCAGACTCAGACCTGCGAGCGAGTAGATCACCAGAATCACTCCCAGCAGAGTCAGCAGCAGCCCGTAGACTGCGCGATCGCGGGCGGGAAGACCCGCCAGCCAGCCGCGCAACCCGCCGGTGGAGGCAAGCGCCGGTTCGACGCTCGGAGCAGTGGCCGGCGCCGGCGTTGATGGAAGCACCCTGCCCGTGTATAATGGGCATCTGATATGATTGGCGGAAAGGCAAAAGGCGCTCTGGTACTCTGGCGGAGTTGAGGGGATCTCTTGAGCCTGGCCGGTAGCGTAGCAGCGATGCTCAGGCGTGGGTGAGGCGAAACGTATCGCCTGGTTCTGCTTAAGCCCGAGATATGGACAATGGGCGGTTGGCTCGAACATACGTGGTGAGCGTTTTCGCTGGGACGTTACCGCTTCCATTATAGAACCCGGTTTGGGTAGCGTCAAAAAAGCGCAGGTGCCCGCATGCGTGTCGTTATTGTCTCTGATATTCACTCAAATCTCGTCGCTCTGGAGACAGTTCTGGCCGCTGTGGGCAGTTTTGACGACCTCTGGTGCCTGGGCGATACCATCGGCTACGGCCCGCGCCCGAATGAGTGCGTGGCGTTGATGCGCCAGTACGCCAGCAAAGCCCTCACCGGCAATCACGACCTCGCCTGTCTCGGCAAGATCGATCTGCAGGATTTCAACCCCGATGCGCGCCGGGCCAATATCTGGAACGGCGCGCAACTCAGTGCAGAGAATCGCGCCTGGCTCGAGCAACTCGCCCCGGCCCTGCCGATTAACGAGCGCTTCTTTCTCGCCCACGGCAGCCCCCGTGAGCCGGTCTGGGAGTATTTGCTCTCGACCGAACAGGCCGCCAGCAACTTCCTGGCATTCGACCAGCAAGTGTGTTTCATTGGCCATTCCCACGTCCAGCTCGGATTCCGCGTCCGCGACGGCTTTGACCGCTGTGAACGCTTTCTGGCCGACCGCCAGCGGGTGGTTGAGCTCGAAGAGCACTCGCGCTTTATTATCAACCCCGGCAGCGTCGGCCAACCCCGGGACCAGGACCCCCGCGCGGCCTATGCGCTTCTCGATACCGACCGCGGCATCGTAACCTTCGCTCGGGTGGAATATGACGTGCGCGCAACCCAGCGCCAGATGATCGAGGCGCGGCTGCCTGGCGCGCTGATCCGCCGCCTGGAGTACGGGATGTAGGGAAGCTGCCGGTGTGCTCCTTGCTCCGACCCTTTCAGCGCTCTCCTGGATAAAACGTGCTGGAGAAAGATTATCGAGCGTCGCGACCAGACGATGAGCGGATCGTCATCCGCCGAGCGCACGCTGTTGAGCCACGCGCAAGCGCCGCCACGCATGCTGGCGCTGCAGCGAGACGTCATCTCGGTGAGGGTTGCCGGGACTGTGGCCCCCTACGGGAACAGGGCTTGAAGAAGCGAAGAATCCATGCACAAACCATCCGCCCGCGAGGTCAGCGCGCCCGCGCCAGCGCTGCCCCTGCCCCTGCTGATCGGCGCGGTGGCAGCCCTGCTGGGCAGCCTGGCGATTGCCGTTCCTGGCGACCCCGAATGGTGGAAGGTGATCGTTCTGGGAGTGGTTCAGGGCATCACCGAATGGCTGCCGATCTCTTCCACCGGCCACCTGCTCATCGTTTCGGATCTGCTGGGATACACCGGCAGCATCGGGGGCACCTTCGAGATTTTCATTCAGTTCGGCACGGTGTTGTCGGTCGTGGCATTCTACGCCGGTGATCTCCTGGCCCAGGGGCGCGCCCTGCTGGGGCGGAGCGCAACCGAGGAGGCGCTGGCGGCGCGCCGGCTCTGGATCGGGGTCGTGATTGCGGCCCTGCCTGCCGCGGTTATTGGCATCGTCTTCCGCGACTTCATCAAGGCCGTGCTCTTCGAGACGCCCCAGGTCATCGCCGGGGCGTTGATCGCTGGCGGGATCATCTTTCTGCTCATCGAATACTTTCCGCTCCGCGCCGCGCGCACCTGCGATCTGGGGCGCGTCACCCCCGGGCAGGCCCTGGGAATTGGCATTGCCCAGGTGTTCGCCCTCATTCCGGGGGTATCGCGCTCCGGCTCGTCCATCGTTGGCGGGTTGCTGGCTGGTCTCGACCGGCGCACTGCAACCGCCTTCTCCTTCTACCTCTCGATCCCCGTCCTCGGCGCAGCAACGCTGGTAGACCTGATCGGCAGCCTTGACCAGGTGCAGGCCGGCGACTGGGGCCGCCTGCTGCTAGGCACGGTGGTGGCCATGATCGTCGGCTACCTGGCGATTGGCTGGCTGTTGCGCTACGTCGCGCGCCACACCTTCGTGGCCTTCGGCATCTACCGCATTGCCATCGGACTGCTCATTCTCTGGCTGGCCGCTGTGGGTATGCTGTAGGGCCTTCGAGCCAGATGAGGCGAGGAAACCGGCTTTCCCCTACTTCTCAGGCGTAGGGTTTTCCGGCCCATCCTCGCGTTGCATGCGCCATCTGGGGCATTGGGACGCCCAACTCGGGGGGGTGAGGATCGTCAGCGCATTGGAATGCCGAAAACCCCTGCTCGCTCGAAAAACCCTGCACCTGAGAGGTTTCCCCACCCCCTGCCGGCGGGAAGGAACAACCTTCACTCGGGCCGGGGTTAAGTCCGGCTCCGGTTGGAGGAAGATGCGGGAAACCAGGTTTCCCCGCGCCCCTGCTGGTTTTTATACCTCCGTAAGTTCCAGCATCTCCTGAGCCTGAACGGCGGTGATCGCCACGGTATTGACGATATCCTCGACGCTGCAGCCGCGGCTCAGATCATTGACCGGCTTGTTCAGCCCCTGGAGCACCGGCCCCACTGCAATCGAGCCCGTCTCCCGCTGTACCGCCTTGTAGGTATTGTTGCCAGTATTCAGATCGGGAAAAATCAGCACCGTGGCCCGGCCCGCGACCCTGGAGTCGGGCATCTTGGTGCGCGCGACGGTTTCGTCTACCGCGGCGTCGTACTGGAGCGGCCCCTCCAGCAACAGATCAGGGCGGCGTACCTGCGCCAACCGGGTCGCCTTCCGCACCCGCTCCACCTCCTCCCCTTCACCTGACTCACCTGTGGAGTAGGAGAGCATCGCTACCCGCGGCTCGATACCGAAGAGTTTTGCCGTATCCGCCGAGGCAATTGCAATATCGGCCAGTTGCTCGGCGGTGGGTCGAGGATTGATGGCGCAATCGCCGTAGACCAGCACCCGGTCCTCCAGACACATAAAGAACACCGAGGACACAATCGAGATGCCCGGGCGCGTCTTGATGATCTGGAGCGCGGGGCGAATCGTGTGGGCCGTGGTATGCGCCGCGCCCGAGACCATGCCGTCGGCGTCGCCCATATGGACCATCATCGTGCCGTAGTACGAGACATCGAGCATCAGGTCGCGGGCCAGTTCACGGGTCATGCCGCGGTGCTGGCGCAGGCGGTAGAGTTCGTCGGCATAGGCGTCAAGACGCGTCGAGGTGACCGGGTCAATGATCGTGACCTGATCGAGATCCAGATCAATCCCCAGACGGCTGACCATAGCGCGGATCTCCTGCGGGTTGCCGAGGAGGATCAGGTCGGCGATGCCTTCGCGCACCAGAATGGCGCTGGCGCGCAGGATGCGCTCCTCGTTGCCTTCAGGCAAGACGATACGCCGGCGATTGGAGCGAGCCTTCTGGGTCAGGTTGTAGAGGAAGAGCCGGGGTGAGACCCCCCGTGGCGCGATTGTGCCGTAACGCTGTTCCAGCGCCGCGCCGTCAATGTAGCGGGCGCAGAGCTGTAGCGCCGCCTCAATCTTCGTCGGCGCCTCAGTCGTAATGTAGGACTTCACCCGGAACAGTTCGGTCGCGGTCTCGTAGGTATCGCTGGTCACCGCCACCACCGGGGGGATCTCGCCCACACCGTCGAGCAGGCGCGTCAGGGCCGCCGAGGGCCGCTGTCCCGCCGTCAGCACGATCCCGGCCAGCGACGGGTAGTTTGCCGAATGGTGGGCCAGCACCGCGCTCAGCAGAATATCGCCGCGATCGCCCGGCGTGACCAGCAATGCATGGTCGCTGAGACGCTCCAGGTAATGCTCCATCTGCATGGCCACGATCATTACCCGGCGGGCCTGCCGGTCGAGCTGCTCGCGGCCATAGAGCACCTCGGCGTTGAGCTGCTCGACCACCTCGCGCATTGTCGGGCTAGCCAGAATCACATCGGCCGGCAAAACCACCACCTGATCGGGGGGAAGCTCCAGATCGCGGGCCAGCGACGCGCGCAGCGCCTCCAGACGTTCGGGTTCGACCTTGTTCACCACCAGCGCCACCACCGGACAGCCGCGGGCGCGAAAGGCGTCATGAGCCTGCCGCAGCATCCCTGCAAGCTCCTCGACGCCGCGCCCCTGACCGCTCGCCAGCAGGATGACCGGGCTGTCGAGGCTGCGGGCCATTTCGACATTCAGGTTGAACTCAAATTGAGGGGCATCGTGATGACTGTCAGAGCCCATGCAATAGACAAAATCATAGCGCCCCGCCAGGCGCTGGTAGGCGGCAATGATGCGATTGAGAAGCTCGTCGTAGCGACTATGGGCCAGCAAGGCGTCGGTCGCCGCAGCGGTCAGCGCATAGGTTTCGTCGTAGCCCTGATCAAGGCGAAAGTGACGCAGCAGCAGATCAATCGTTTTGTCAGGCCGGGTTATGGCCTCGTCGCGGATCACCGGGCGAAAGATCGCCACGCGCCGTGTCTTACGCAGCACATAATCGAGGATGCCCAGCGATAGCAGCGAGGTTCCGGCGTGCCGTTCCAGCGGAACGAGGTATAGCGAACGTGCCATGCGCGCTCCTCACGTATGTCCACGGGGCTGCGCCGTCCAGCTTAACGAGCATTTTCGCGGGAGAGCTACACTCTCCCATACGCTCCTGGCCGGCGAGCGCCGCGCTCTCCAACACCCTCCCAGGTATGATTGTAGCTTGCCGAGTCACAGAGGATCGCGTGCGAAAGCTGTCCGGTCCCCGAGTGTCAAATGCGTTGCGAATCTCGTTGTTACATGTGCTCTCCAGGGAGATTCTCAACGTATGGCCGCCCAGAGTTTCCTCTGCTTGAGGGGATATGCAAGCCTCCTATGTCACAGTTCTCAGGTGTAGGGTTTTCCGAACGAGAAGGAGTTTTCGGCATTCCAGCGCGCTTACCACCCTCACCCCCCCGCCCCCCTCCCCCGCGAGCGGGATCGGGGAGAGTTGGACGTCCCAATGCCCCGGATGGCGCATGCGACGCGAGCATGCGCCGGAACACCCTACACCTGAGAACCATGGCACAGGGGGTCCCGAACGCTGTTCCGCAGAAGCGCGTCCTGATGCCGAATACGGCAGCGGGGCCGGTGAAGCGTCGGGCGGCGCCAAGCATATGGCGGGGGCGACCGGCGGATCGCTCCTGCCGGTCCAGAGGATCAGGAAGGTTGGGGGCGGAACCTTCACTCCCAACTTATGGGTCGTGTACAGGCTTGAGGGGAGGGCCTGAGAAAGCTACGCCCTCCAGGAGCCTTACGTTTGAGAACGTGCCGCGCGAACCGCGAGCGATCAACGAAAGGAGAACCTGATGTCCGCAGTTCCGAACCGTCTTCCGTGGCGCCTGATGCTACTGACGCTGGTGTTCATCACGGCCCTCACCGGCGCCTGGACCGCGCGTTCCGCTCCGCCTGTCTTTGTCACCGCGAACGATATCGTCATCCAGCAGGGCGGCACACTGCCGGTCTTTCCTCTGAGCGCGCCGCAGGTGACCGGCGACACGACGCGCGATCTGGCCCAACGTTTCAGCGGCATCTACGATCGCCAGCCGATCGCGTCGGATACGTATCTCGGGTTTCCACGCTTTACGGTCGCGTTCACCGACACCCGTTCGCTGCTGGTGCGTTACGGGGCCACGGGCGGCTATTACGCCACCAATCTGAACGAACTCGGCCGCGAGAGCGCGCGCGGGGCCATTGACCGCGGGCAGGCCCAACGGCTGGCCTGCCGGTTCCTCGTGGATAATGGCTTTATGGACGGCAGCGGCAGGCTGTTGCTCGGCCCGCAGAACCCGCAGGGGGTATTCACGCCGAACCCTCAGGGCTGCGACTTCAATCCCGATCCGCAGAACCCGCTCTATCAGACGAGCCTGATCCGCGCCGCCACGCTCCCCGCGAACACCCCTGACGCCGCCGCGACTGAGCAGAATGTTGGCGTGGTGGTACGGGTGCCGATGAGCCTGCCGGTGAAGTTCGGCCAGCAGTCTGGCCTGCCCCTCGGCGGGCCGGGCGGGCACCTCTCGCTGCTCTTTACCACCACCACTCCCGACAATGGCCCCACGCTCGACAACGTCGTGCCGGGCCTGGCGGCGGTGGCAATGCCCCTCTTCAGCCGCCAGATCGGCCAGCCGCGCAATGTGCCCATTGCCAACCCTGACGCGATCCGCAACCAGGTCGAGCAGCAGGTGCGCGCTTCGTTTCCGGGCGCTACCGTCAATGTACCGCAACCGTCGTTGTCTTACTACGTGCTCGACGCCGCGGTCGAGCAGCGGGCGCTGGAACCGGTGCTGGAGTTTGCGGGCATCGAGGTTACCGTCGGCGGCGAGACGGTGATCCTGCGCGACATCGTGGCGCCCCTGGCCCGGTCGGGGCCGGGCGGCTTTGGCCCAACGGTGAGCATTACCGACCCGGCCAGCGGCTCGTCCTTCAACCCGGGGGAGGAAATACTGCTGCGGGGCACAATCAGCGACGGCGCGGCGCCCTACCGCGTCGAATGGCTCACCGGCGATGGCGTCGCGCTGGGCTCTTCCACGGTGAACGGCCCCGGCGCGGTGGAACTGCGCACCCGCAACCTGCCCGCCGCAGGCCGTGACGGCGCCCCCACGCCGGTTACCGTGGTGCTGCGCGTCACCGATAATGAGGGCGCGGTGCGCGAGGCGCAGATCCTCCTGCGGCCCGCCATCGCCCCCACGCTCTACCTGCCGCTGCTCGTCAGCGAGCGCGGCAACCCGAACACAGCCGCCGAAGCCTTCCCGGAGCAGGCCGGCTACAGCTTCGGCATCGAAGCCAACTGGGACTATCCGCCGGCCGGTGCGGGCGGCGGCGATCTGCCAGGGGTCATCCCCGACGCCAACGGTTTACGCGGCGGGATGCTCAGCTACGGTTACAGCCAGCGCTTCTACTGGTCCAACAGCGCCGCCTGGGAGCGCGACTGGCGCGATTGCGGTCTGGGCGGGATTGACTGCACCTGGGGCGTGGACCGGGCCGACTTTGTGTACTACGCCGGTCACGGCGGCCCGGCTGGTCTGAGCCTGGCCTCGAACAGAGACAGCACCTGGGCCAGCGCCAACAATGCCCGCTTCAACAGCGCCCGCTGGGTCGGCTTCGCCTCGTGCCAGACGCTACGGGTGCAGGGCTACGCCACGGGCAGCGAACCGATCCGCAAGTGGTTCAACTCGTTCCAGGGAGCGCATCTGCTGCTGGGCTTCAACAGCAACATGGCCGATGTGGCCTTCGGCGGGCGCCTGGTGGAGAACATGCGCCTTCCGAGCTTCTTCGGCGTCGACTTCCCCTGGGCCCAGCCGACCATCGCCCAGGCCTGGTTCAAGACCTCCTTCGAGCTGAACGCTGGCAAGATCGCCTACATCTACGCGCGCAGCGGAACGGCCAATCCTGCCAATGACCGGCTGCCCAGACCGGGGCAGCCCATGCCGCCGCGCCCGTTGCCGGTAAGCTCGTACCACTGGGTGTGGGAGACGTTCTAGAGCACTGACCGGAATGCTTGAGCCACTGAGGACACTGAGCCGCTGAGGAGGCTGGGCGAGTCAATCGTTTCGAGAAACTCTATAGGTCTGGGGGGGCGCTGGCGGCTCCACCAGCCCCCTCCCCAACCCCTCCCCCGCTGGAGGAGGGCGCTCGGCTCCTCCCCCCAGCGGGGGGAGGCTGGGAGGGGGGCAGCAATGCAAAGCATTCACGGACCATTCACGCCGCCAGGGCCTCGAGCACGCCTATGAGCTTTTCACTCCAGGCCCCGTTGAGGGCCCGCCGGTCGAGTCGCACGAACTGCGGGCCGACCTTCACGGTGTGGTCGCGCAGGAAGCGCCTGCGTAGACGCTCGCGCCGGGCGCTCTCCAGCACGGGCAGGCGAATGACAAACTCGTCGCCCGAGGCGACAACCGAACTGACGCCTGCCCGCAGGGCCAGAGCTTTGATGTGCAGCCAGGTGAGGAGATGCAGAGCCGCCTCCGGGGGCTTGCCGAAGCGGTCCTGTAACTCCTGGCGCAACTCGCGCACCTCCTCTACCGTCTGGGCCTCGGTCATGCGCTGGTACATCGCCACCCGGAGCACAGGGTCGGCGATGTAGTCTTCAGGCAGATAGGCCGCCAGCGGCAGATCGAGGGTGACAAGCGGCGAGACCAGCACTTTCTCGCTGATGATCAATTTGCTGGCAGCTTCGCTCAGGCTGACCGGAGGCGCGGCCTCTCCAGATGGGGCGACTCCGTCAACGCGCGCCTTGAGTTGCTGCACGGCCTGTTCCAGCAGCCGCGAGTAGAGATCGAAGCCCACGGCGGCGATGTGGCCGCTCTGTTCGGCGCCGAGGAGGTTGCCCGCGCCGCGGATCTCCAGATCGCGCATAGCGACCCGGAAGCCCGCGCCGAGTTCGGTGGCCTCCTGGATGGCCTCCAGGCGCGCCTGGGCCTCCTGGGTCATCGGCTTCTCCTGGCGGTAGAGCAGGTAAGCATAGGCGCGGTTGGCGCTGCGCCCCACCCGCCCGCGCAACTGGTAGAGCTGCGCCAGGCCGTAGGCGGTGGCGTCGTCAATGATGATCGTGTTGGCGTTGGGCACGTCCAGCCCGCTCTCGATGATCGTCGTGCAGACCAGCACATCATAGCGCCCGTCGAAGAACTCGAGCATCACGCGCTCGAGTTCCCGCTCGTCGAGTTGCCCGTGGCCCACGGCGATGCGCGCCTCGGGGACCAGGCTGCGCAGCCGGTTGGCGACATGGTAGATGCTCTGCACCCGGTTGTGCACGAAATAGACCTGGCCGTCGCGTTCCAGTTCGCGATTGATGGCCTCGCGCACCAGTTCTTCGTTGTACGGGGCCACATAGGTCTTGATAGGCAGGCGATCCTCAGGAGGGGTATCAATCACGCTCAGATCGCGGATGCCGGCCAGGGCCATATGCAAGGTGCGCGGGATGGGCGTGGCGGTGAGGGTCAACACGTCCACCTCTGCGCGCAGACGCTTGAGGCGCTCCTTGTGGCGCACGCCGAAGCGCTGCTCCTCGTCAACCACAACCAGCCCCAGGTCTTTGAAATGCACATCGTTGGAGAGGAGGCGGTGGGTGCCGATGACAATGTCCACCTGGCCGCGGGCGAGATCGGCGAGGATGGCCTCCTGTTCCTTCGGCTGGCGGAAACGCGAGAGCATTTCGACCCGCACCGGGAAAGCGGCCATACGTTTGCGGAAGGTGTCGTAATGCTGCTGGGCCAGCACGGTAGTGGGCACCAGCACCGCCACCTGCTTGCCGTCCTGCACGGCCTTAAAGGCGGCGCGGAGGGCCACCTCGGTTTTGCCGAAGCCCACATCACCGCAGATCAGGCGATCCATCGGCGCCGGTTGCTCCATGTCGCGCTTCACCTCGCCGATGGCGCGGAGCTGATCCTCGGTTTCCAGGTAGGGAAAGGCCTCTTCCAGTTCCCGCTGCCACTCGTTGTCGGGGCTGTAGGCATGCCCCTGCTTCATCTGGCGCTGGGCGTAGATGGTCAGCAGTTCTTCGGCCAGATCCTGCACCGCGGCGCGGGCCTTACGCTTGGCCCGTTCCCAGTCCTGGGTGCCCAGGCGTGTGAGCGCAGGCGCGGCATCGCCCGCGCCGATGTAGCGGGTGACGCGATCCACCTGGTCCACCGGCACGTAGATTTTATCGTCGCCCGCGTAACGCAGCACCAGATACTCGCGCTCGATCTCGCCCACCACGCGGCGGATGAGGCCCTCGAA
This region includes:
- the pta gene encoding phosphate acetyltransferase, translating into MARSLYLVPLERHAGTSLLSLGILDYVLRKTRRVAIFRPVIRDEAITRPDKTIDLLLRHFRLDQGYDETYALTAAATDALLAHSRYDELLNRIIAAYQRLAGRYDFVYCMGSDSHHDAPQFEFNLNVEMARSLDSPVILLASGQGRGVEELAGMLRQAHDAFRARGCPVVALVVNKVEPERLEALRASLARDLELPPDQVVVLPADVILASPTMREVVEQLNAEVLYGREQLDRQARRVMIVAMQMEHYLERLSDHALLVTPGDRGDILLSAVLAHHSANYPSLAGIVLTAGQRPSAALTRLLDGVGEIPPVVAVTSDTYETATELFRVKSYITTEAPTKIEAALQLCARYIDGAALEQRYGTIAPRGVSPRLFLYNLTQKARSNRRRIVLPEGNEERILRASAILVREGIADLILLGNPQEIRAMVSRLGIDLDLDQVTIIDPVTSTRLDAYADELYRLRQHRGMTRELARDLMLDVSYYGTMMVHMGDADGMVSGAAHTTAHTIRPALQIIKTRPGISIVSSVFFMCLEDRVLVYGDCAINPRPTAEQLADIAIASADTAKLFGIEPRVAMLSYSTGESGEGEEVERVRKATRLAQVRRPDLLLEGPLQYDAAVDETVARTKMPDSRVAGRATVLIFPDLNTGNNTYKAVQRETGSIAVGPVLQGLNKPVNDLSRGCSVEDIVNTVAITAVQAQEMLELTEV
- a CDS encoding undecaprenyl-diphosphate phosphatase encodes the protein MHKPSAREVSAPAPALPLPLLIGAVAALLGSLAIAVPGDPEWWKVIVLGVVQGITEWLPISSTGHLLIVSDLLGYTGSIGGTFEIFIQFGTVLSVVAFYAGDLLAQGRALLGRSATEEALAARRLWIGVVIAALPAAVIGIVFRDFIKAVLFETPQVIAGALIAGGIIFLLIEYFPLRAARTCDLGRVTPGQALGIGIAQVFALIPGVSRSGSSIVGGLLAGLDRRTATAFSFYLSIPVLGAATLVDLIGSLDQVQAGDWGRLLLGTVVAMIVGYLAIGWLLRYVARHTFVAFGIYRIAIGLLILWLAAVGML
- a CDS encoding tRNA uridine-5-carboxymethylaminomethyl(34) synthesis enzyme MnmG — protein: MQTLYDVIVVGAGHAGCEAAHAAARMGRRTLLLTIDLDKLAHMSCNPSIGGPAKGHLVREIDALGGLMARITDRTAIQLRVLNESKGPAVQSLRAQCDKRLYAQVMKETLERVPNLDIRQAMVERIVPLRGRPRSEAAALPPEAAFAVITHTGWVYGAKALVLTTGTFLRGRAITGQATWGAGRAGEVPAVALGEDLAALGFPLVRLKTGTPPRVHARSIDFSHAEVQHGSPVPVYFGHYYPDLEDPPAPAYSGPPAAVYPHPTLTGWRPQLPCYLVHTTPAFHDLIRANLDRAPLFSGVIEGVGPRYCPSIEDKIVRFADKERHGLFLEPEGWHTYEVYVQGCNTSLPEDVQWAMLRSIPALRQAELMRIGYAIEYDAVATGEIGADLQARRMPGLFLAGQINGTTGYEEAAAQGLMAGINAARYVAGAPAVILRRDQAYIGVLIDDLVTKEIREPYRMFTSRAEHRLLLRGDNADLRLTPLARDLGLVDAARAAAVERRREEALALRAALEGRKLYPSATLNQALAAVGVERLSQPATAADLLARPAVRYAQVRDVLGLPEAPDHVVELVEIECKYGGYIERQQREVERLRKMEGRRIPPELDYDELPGLRNEARQVFKRFRPATLGQAVRLAGINPADVTIVLFALERRELARSGDR
- a CDS encoding metallophosphatase family protein; the encoded protein is MRVVIVSDIHSNLVALETVLAAVGSFDDLWCLGDTIGYGPRPNECVALMRQYASKALTGNHDLACLGKIDLQDFNPDARRANIWNGAQLSAENRAWLEQLAPALPINERFFLAHGSPREPVWEYLLSTEQAASNFLAFDQQVCFIGHSHVQLGFRVRDGFDRCERFLADRQRVVELEEHSRFIINPGSVGQPRDQDPRAAYALLDTDRGIVTFARVEYDVRATQRQMIEARLPGALIRRLEYGM
- a CDS encoding alpha/beta fold hydrolase, encoding MNPVTTTTAAPTTERRYTITERYLDGPQGPIRYWASEPRHGLPVVLIHGYGALIEHWRPIMRPVARRHSLFALDLYGFGYSARPAGLPSRERWADQVAAFIDRVVGSPAVVIGHSMGGVVASEVARRHPALTRALVLVNSSGMQPYERPLTPTDRLLLNVIGAPLVGETMAGIFANEWGVRQALLASYHRKERVTPELVQTFAGPLRRYGAGSYLAATRNATNLVIEMRPGEYTGPTLLIWGAEDRSIPPSDAEAIKRLFLPQAEIIILSESGHCPFDETPEAFCDALLPWLERL